The genome window AGTATATACCCTCATCATTTTTCGGTGCGGTTCGTTTGCTTGATTGATTAtatttaatcaaaataaaaaataaatatttatattttggtaTCTGTTGACACATAATCTATGTCTGCACGGGCATAAAACTGCAATGGTTTCAATGCTCTTACCACAAATCTTTCAAGAACTCTTCTTGTAGAGATTAATCGATATTTTTCGGGTACCGGTATGCGGTAGTGTATTGCTCCATTTAAaacattacatgcattatgaTATTTGACATTGAAATATCAGTGAAGCtgtctactttcaacactatctaaaaacagaaacaatatctaaaaacaaaagcaaacctGGCTAAGTTAACAAAAATGTCGCGCCCGAAATGggactcgaacccacgaccctcagATCACTCTGAAGTGAATGACTCCGTAAAAGTCtgatgctctaccgactgagctatccGGGCAGCCTGACTACAGTGGCGACAAGCGGGTATATAAAAGGCAATCTAATGCGAATAACcagcattttgtttatttttggtcTGTAATACCAGATTTGTGAATAACGTCTGAGAATGAATACTTGGAAATGTATTTTGAACTTAAACACATTATGTAAAGCTCGTTGTATTACAGCCCTAAGTACACAAAGGCGAGGAGGCGGAAGACGCGAGTTTGCTGGGATATTTCTTACACGGGGTCCGTAATCAGCCTCTTTTTCGTGCGACCTCGAAGTCGAAAGCCGAGGTGGGCAATTCTAGTAGCAAAACCTTCCTTTAATATCGATTAACCACTGTATTTGTCATTAAATACCACTTTTGACCAGGTCTTGAATACATTGGCTCCTTGTTCTTGTGGTCGTTTGAATCCCTTGTTATTGAAATATGGAGAAAATTTACACCAGATCAACTTTTTCCATCGAACAACGTGTTgtaaacaaaatggctgccccCATGTGCTGAACATCGTGACTGAAAATTGAGCCAAATTTCACCACGATATACCCATTTATATTCGTTTTCCACAGCTAATTTGAATTGATGATAAGGTGGAATCCCCAGAAACAAACAACGAAGGTTTCTGTAATGTTATTGTGAAgatattcatagttttgagcACCTGTGTTTCAAGCTACGAAAGAATcaaactccttttcttatactgccCTAGCGTCGCTGGAGTCTTGACGCTAACAGTGTTAATTACTGTGTTCCTAGCAAAGACCAGGAGTCCGAGGAGGTGAAATTGATCAATAAAATGGAACTAATGAGGCGAAATCCTGATTTTTGCAGATTCCGAAAGTTCAAAATGCTACAGGACAGTGAAATCATTATATTTGAAGGCTAGACACATTCttattacttttccagaaagaatctCGTACCTAAAGGCTATAGTTTTCATTTTCCATGCTAAAATCTTCCTCATTGCCTATCTTAACTGGGTTAAATTcgttttgttttcacctctagTACTTTAGTCAtatgtgctgatgattggcccAGAGCAGCTGTGATGTCACTGCAAAACCTATGAATACTTTAGCGCTCGTGTAGTAATGGCTTGCTCTCATTCACTCACGCAGGATACTTCAGAAAAGTTTCAGAAAAGAGTCGATTATGACAGCCTAGAATTCAAgatattacaaaaatgcatggTTTACAAATTTGCTTCCTGTGAACCTGTTTATTGTATTGGAGATAGCACTTGTGTGGGCATTTAACATGCCTGCGGTAGTGGCTTGTGGAAAATGaggcaaaaaagaaagaagGGTAAATCCAGTGCGCACAAGTAGAGTCCaagtacactgactgttggttgaggaatatttggatatgtCCTATTCATAGCTGCTCAACCTACAGTCAGAGACCAGAGCCCTTGTTTAAAAGGTCAGATACAGGCTGCAGACTGAATAACCACTCCACTGACCTCTAGCTGGCCAAATCCACGCCGTAACTTATCCTCTTCAGATTGCCACATAAActtttgtaatgataatccaaTAAGTTATTGTTTCTCTCGTAAAATGCCTTCAGGCCATACTGTTGCCATTGATTTCGACACAACCACCATTTGCCTCGTTGTTAAACCAGGTCACGTGAATACTTGAATTGTCACCAACAGTCAAACTCCTGGTCTCTAGTTCCTAGTTGACTTTATTTAAGATAGTGCGGTATTATGACACTATAAATAATTCAATTCCGAAAAAATtgtattgcaaaaataatgctCGAGATTAAGATTATCACtgttagaaaagaaaaaactacAGGTCCGCTTTTGAGCACATTCCCAAAAATGTATTCACCCATTTTAAATAAATGGTGGCCGTCTTGAaaacctaggagcctctcaccagagtggtcgttgtgagttcaagtctagctcatgctgccttcctcccCAGTCATATGTgcgaaggcctgcagcaacctgcagatggtcctgggttttccccatattctatccggtttcctcctaccatgatgctggtggccattgtataagtgaaatattcttgtgtatgccGTGACAAAATGCTGAGAGCCCATGTGACTTCAAGACAGAAGTCCTGTAATATGTCTTGTGAGTAAGGGTAGGAAATTGACGGGTAGTATTTCAAGATTCAGATGGTAAATGGGCCCAAAAAGTGAGTTTGAGCTAAGGATTATGTACACTTGCATTTTATAATAAGTGTAACATAAAAGCTGTTCTgttgtttctctttttgtaTTATTAATTTTGGGAGCTGTCTCTCTTTTAGCCCACTGTTACGTCCTTACATCAGGAAACTGGAAATTTTGATACGTACAATATctataaaattttcattttattctgcCTACAGAACATGGCTGAAAACTGGGACGAACCGGTGGCGGCTGTGGCAGAAATCCCAGAAGTCAAACTATTTGCAAAATGGTCATCGGATGATGTTCAGGTCAGCGACATCAGTTTAACTGTAAGTATTTAAGAGCAGCCCAGGTTGTTTCATACGttaaagtgccactctggtcagaatacaTATTGCGTAGAAATATTAGAataatatgaaagaaatcctgacGGAGTAAGCCTAACACTATAATACAAATTgcgtagaaatattacaatgatatgaaagaaatcctaaCCGAGTAAGCCTAACACTATATCTCCATAGGAATTTGATGAATAAAACTATTTAACCCACATAACCgaagattccttgaaaaacaaaatcttcggctgtgtccgtaaaattttcttcatgtgacgtgataatattccctgtATGACATCGAATATTACTGTTGAGAAAAGttttaatgtaataaatttgtcacGTCATActgtggggcctctgtggctcagttggttagcgtgctagtgcagcgtaatgacccaggagtttcccACCAATgggatcactgtgagttcaagtccagctcatgctggcttcctctccggccgtaaatgggtttcccccaggctctgcttggtttccaaccaccattatgctggctgccattgtataagtgaaatattcttgagtacagcgtaaaacaccgaggaaaaaaaaataaaaaagggaaCATGTCATACTTTGATGTATGGTGCATGCCAGCCGCCATTTTCAGCTTACCTGTGCTTTTTACCTTGAGGGTCATACCCACAGCGTTGTtgtccaataacagggaaagtaGTGTGTATTTAGCTctggttttgcacacatgtagagcacacacacagtaacatgaggttgatgttccattgttgatataCTGTGTTAATGTTAGTTATcttaatttacaaaattaatcCAGGGTGGTTCAGACGAAGCTTTAAGTCtgaagatttgtcaggtacagtATGAGAGGAGTTggattcccccaggctttgATGGGTAACTGCCACCCATAAAAAATGGACAGACAACATATAAGTGAATGATTCTTGAGTATTATGGTATAAAAtaataccttaattcctcaaccttttctcatatgaaagagcaactttcagtgcaatttgttcatatttttaatttgagtttggagacaaaacttcattggttggattggccagtttcagtgTCTTTGGCAAAGCATTCCTGTAAGGAAACATCATGTTTAATGCCTTGGGCAAAGCATTCCTGTAAGGAAACATCATGGTTAATGTCTTGGGCAAAGCATTCCTGTAAGGAAACATCATGTTTAATGTCTTGGGCAAAGCATTCCTGTAAGGAAACATCATGTTTAATGTCTTGATCAAAGCATTCCTGTAAGGAAACATCATGTTTAATGTCTTGGGCAAAGCATTCCTGTAAGGAAACATCATGTTTAATGTCTTGGGCAAAGCATTCCTGTAGTGAAATATCATGTTTAGTGTCTTGGGAAAGCATTCCTGGAAGGAACATCACGAATCTATACAGATATCGAGGGTCACCCTGCCTTCCTATGAATTGACTCTTGTTTTTATTACAATTGAAACAGAAGCATcagtatttaaacaaaaataaaatgttaatgagCATAACCACAACACTAGCTTGTGTACGTTGTCTGGCTAAGGGCATTGATTTCAGTTTGAATCCCCGCACTTTAATGTCCATCAATCCTAAACCTGACCCAGCGCCTAACTTTGTGACGTTCCTGATGTTTTCCCCAGGATTACATCGCTGTGAAGGAGAAGTATGCAAAGTACCTGCCCCACTCGTCGGGCCGTTACCAGGTGAAGCGCTTCAGGAAGGCCCAGTGCCCAATCGTGGAGAGGCTCTGCAGCTCACTCATGATGCACGGACGTAACAACGGCAAGAAACTGCTGACCATGAGGATTGTGAAACATGCCTTTGAGATCATCCACCTGCTGACAGGAGAGGTAAGGCAAGGGAGGTAACCAGAACTAAGCAGGAACAAAAGTGCTCTTCTGAAATAGAACTAAGCTGTCTGAATACCCTATCCCTCAACCTTATCGCCTGTGCGATCAAtactttgaaatattctgagagaactatgggatgtagagaaatcATTTGTCCACTTTTTGGAACCTTGCATGTTTAGTGATAAAAGCAAGTcatttttgcttcattttcataataattgtgtgcataaattccactgaaaaaagtgttcgAAAAGGTTGTAGACTTGCAGTAGGCAGACATGTTTGATAAAAGTTCTGAGTAGTATCCTTGCTGGCTTGTGTGGCTAAAACATTAAGCTTGCCTCAGCAGATCCTTTGGCAAGTCTGGTTGTGTGGTCTCATCCATGTCTGGCTCATTTGACCCGGGCTTTGATTCATGAAATTTgtgccccaatagcacagttggtaaagcacCTGCTTtgggagctgtagatccagggtcagtcctggatcgagtcacgcctaagactttaaaagaggaagttgtaacttccttgcttggcgttcagcatgagagggatagtgcaatgactggttgacccgtatcagtataatggctcgggcgtggcagcttacttgccttcggtaaggcgtcacagtgaagcagcactagataaaagagcgatggagatctgtccttcaacaaggaggcacattacatgcactctaaggattcctttgtcgtcatataactgaaaatttgtttagcatgacattaaaccccaagcactcactcattcatgaAGTTTGTCCAGTACATATAATGCTAGTGACAGGTTCCTCCAGGCCCCGCTCAATCCATTGAAGTTGTGGACTTTGTCATTGTCATACAAATGAACTGCTTGTACCCTTTTGGGGATGTTTTCAGggatgtgtacatacattttacagGTGCCTAAATTACAGCAAAACCCAAATTATAGGAATATAGTCCGATAAATTTAACTTCAATATTAGACAAAATGTCCCTATAATCAAGTGCACTGACAAaacaaagacatacatgtatgagtaattTTACTTCTGTAGTTTGGTATGTAAGTTCAGGGTTTGTAGTATGTGAAAATATTGGAAGAGTTTCCAAATCCAAAAGCTGTTTATAAGTGTAGCCAAAGTTGCATGGCCCTGGTGTTCATCAAGTAGCTGATGTAATGTGAAATCATGTTGATTCATCTGTGGTGTTAAtttagtgtaaaaaaaacacaattcatTTGTATTGCTAATGTAGTGAAAAGGTATATTTCACATAATGCTGgtgaccttgttctcgccacgatatggctggaatattgatgatgtggcgttaagccataattattcattcattcattcattcattcataatgcTGGTGTAGTGTGAAACAGTTTGTGTGTAGTGTGAAACCATTTGTGTGTATTGGGAAACCATTTATGTATAGTGTGAAACAATTTGTGTAAAGTGTAAAACCATTTGTGTGTAGTGTGAGgccatgtatgtgtactgtgaAACAATTTGTGTGTAGTGTGAAACCATTCGTGTGTAGTGCTGTTCTTCGTGGTACAAATGGAATTTCCGTCAAGGTACTTAATAATGTTGATTCAGCCACTGGCTATGTTAATCATTCAGGTGGTCAGTTACATaatacccaggagcctctcaccaatgctgtctctgaattcatgtccagctcatgctggcttccttttcggtcgtacttgggaaggccttccagtaGTCTACGGACGgttgggttttctcccaccatgatgctggctgccaaCATAGAAGTGAAGTAcatttgagtatggtgtaaaacactgataaaataaataaataaataaaaataattcattaaatTTGTCCTTTTGGGATTCAGAATCCACTGCAGGTTCTCGTGAACGCTATCATCAACAGTGGACCTCGTGAGGATTCCACGCGTATCGGGCGTGCCGGTACCGTCAGACGACAGGCCGTTGACGTGTCACCCCTTCGCCGTGTCAACCAGGCCATCTGGCTGCTGTGTACTGGTGCACGAGAGGCGGCCTTCCGTAACATCAAGACGATAGCAGAGTGCTTAGCTGATGAGTTGATTAATGCTGCCAAGGTGTGTACATCTTTCTTGTTTTTCCACCGCCCCTCACTGCTAGTAGGGCCATTGTAACTAAAatttttgtacatcacatgtgggaaagttgatCAGTACCTTGCCAAACGTTGATGGTTTCACACTGgacacactggtttcctccacccatgaaactgagtTTTAGCACggctttaaacaacaagcacaaaaataaataaataaataaaaaagcttCACAAGATATTGTGTTAATTGTGTTAAGCTGCCGCGAGCACATTTTCAACAGAAATCTGAAGAGTCATAGTGAAGATATTACTTTGCTATGGCTATGTtcagacaaatgaaaataaatgatgtatTTTAATGTTCAGTTTATAAGCTAATAACCAAGAGCCTCCCATcaatgtggtagctgtgagttccagtccagctcatgctggcttcctttccaaccttatgtgggaaggtctgtcagctacgtgcagatggccgtgggtttcctcccaccataatgctggccgctgttgtatgagtgaaatattcttgagtacgttataaaacacagatcaaataaatataagctaATAACGAAGGAAATAGGTAAGACACTTGCAGTCATTTTGAATCGAAAGTGGATGGCAGGCCTACATCAGCGGAGATAAGCCATCCAAGTCATGGTTACTGTATATTTTggaaaagttgtctccccttataAGCCAGAATGCTTGAGCAACATTGAAATCATAGTTTGACAGTCATAGTCTGACATTTTGCACGGCCGCTTTGTTTGCTCAAGAAGTGCTAGTGAATTGTCGAGTGGTATAAGCctcatgttttcaaatgtgATGGGCACATGGCACGATTCACTGTTTTATTGGTCATCACCTAGACTTGCTATTTACTGAAATTCACgtacaacatttatttcttcttcttaTCCTCgatatgtatagctaaaatattttttgcgagatttgatctttttgttaagTCTGTTCATTAAATGTGGGATAGAAAGATTCCCtaattctgaaaacaatttCTTCCTTTTCAGGGCTCCTCTAACTCTTACGCTATCAAGAAGAAGGATGAATTGGAACGTGTGGCCAAGTCTAACCGTTAAGCAGTCTTCGTCGTTCCCTgtcaaaataacatttcaaaaatCCGTGTAAACGTTGGgaaagaaaaactgaagaaaaaaaagggaattttaacttgttttgttcttttaattCCTTAACATCATTTCAAATCAAAGCCTACAACAGTCTCCTTGTACAATACACGCATATGGCAAAACGAGGAATAAAGTGTTATAGGATAAAGAAAATCTTCACAAGACATGCGCCGCAGGTCACGGTAGGATCAGTGTGCGACAGTCACTGTAGCTAAATAGTTTTTCATTCAAGTCGATGTGACAAAGAACGTCATGGTCGAAAAGACGCGGCACGGCTGCTTTCCCCCACTCTCGTCGTTCACGGTCTGGCAGCTAATACGTAACTCGCCAATAAGCCGATGATTTACCCAGGGCGCTTGGCGtattccacccataaaacagataaccatcgtgtaagtgaaaaatttctgaatgtagcagtaaacaaacaaaaatgcaattaaaatGTCGAAACAAAACACTTCCTCTCTAAGTACGACATTATATATTCAAGGTTTAGACGGTGGCATTCTCGTCGGCGCGTATGGCCATAGTATGGCATACTGGAAATGATCAGTACGACAACAACACGACGTCTGATTAGACTGGGATGAGTGTGTGTTAAATTTGTTACTTTTATTAACCAGGAACCAGTTTGCCCACATGTAAGTCAAATGTTGATCAGTGCGTTACAAACCacaggtaaaataaatgtattaggcTATATATTGCGGTTCAGGAATAGGTATGGTGTTTAGGACTTTAGCAATGTATAGCCGGTTTCTGTTCTGGCAGATAAATCAATGACAGATAGTAGATAACACAGTACAGAGCACATTAAATTTACTTATCTTGAATCAGATGATAAAAAATACAGATATCttgtaaaaagaaataaaattttatattctTAGTTGTGGTTTTAAATCAAAGTCTCGCGAGTCACGGTTTGTCTTGTTTGGTGATGTCCAGCACGGCATTTTTCAGCACCTCGTAATCCACCATCGTGTTGTAGATCTGAACGGATATCCGAGCAAACAGTTCCCCGTtatgtgcacacacacacattacgAGTTTATACCGGTCAAATAAGTCCTTCATGAGGGCTTCGCTTCCTTCCTGTAACAGAAGAtggattaaaacaccaatgccCTTTTTTTTTGGTCCTGAGGAAGGGTTCTGGAATTAAGAAGTTGGTTACGTGAGACACGAAGTACAGTGATGCAAATTCTGAGCTGCGTCATTGGTTTCCATTTTTGGTCTGCAAATTCAAGCTATTTTTCGTTTATTAAAGAGTATTGTATTAGTAACTGTAAACTCACCTACAGTTATTTCAGTTGTGACATATCATACTCAACAACGCTCTAGCATTCCATCGCACTTCATGACGCAAAAGCACGACATACTAGGGACCAgtggccgattccacaaagccacttttgacttgagtcaaaaactgaaatatcaatTTACAGATTATGTTTTGAACCCTGTTTATTCAAATTTGGACCACATCGACTATGTTATCTTAAGAtaagtgacaaaattttaacttctgTTACggaaaactaagcattgtgacgttttaaattttgactgaagtcagaattatctgtggaatcggccccagggagcgattccacaaagccctttctgacttaagtcaaaatttcaaaactctGTACAAGGCTTACTTTTGtcactggaagttgaaatttggaaacGTTTGTCTTccgataacattgatgagggatacaaaattttaaaaatgagcTTTTAGATCGTATTTCAGATTCTGACCTTAGTCCGAAATGGTTTTGTCGAATCGGCCCCAGCTCTATACAAGGCTGCGCCAAATTGGCTGTCAATTGGTTTATCCGGGCACACTGAGGTTCGTTAACCCATAAACCTGCCTTGGTCGTGagagtggaatatttttgattagCGTACGTACGACTCTGTAAACCCCAGCGGAAAAAATGACCTGAAACACAACCAatcggggtggggggggtggggaaCGCTTACCACAGTGTCTTCGTACGGCAAGGCAGGTAACCTGATCATCTTCATGTTTGGTGCTCTCATGGAATCCGGAACAGGAAGTAGATAAGTTCCCCAGGCCTGCTCGAGCATAGCTGCCGCTTGTGATGACAGGCTAGATGTATAGGAGTGAATCTTATCCtatttgtaaagaaaaagaaCATCGTCTTTCAGTTCACAGCATtcgtgttatatatatatatatatatatatatatatatatatatatatatatatatatatcttaacGATAGCTTGTCAGTGGTTTGCTTGTAGCGCACCTGTTAAATGAATAGAAAATGGCGGTTGGTGGAACACATACCACAGGCCGAAAACACTACATCCTCAGTAGATAAACGATAAGAGAAGTACAGTACGCCAGTCTTGAGATCAGGCAGTAACACACCCACTTAAAATCTTCATTTTAAAAGCCCaatctacactcaaaaaattaatctattaattttaacagaaaatctgtgatAGAaagagtgatgctagaatgtatttatttacctgattggtgttttatgccgtactcaagaatatttcacttatacgacggcggccagcattatggtgagaggacacCTGGGACAggccgaggaaaacccacgaccatccgcaagttactgacagaccttcccgtgtacggccggagaggaaactacctttatctggacttgaacttacgctagcgcgcaaaccaactgagccacagaggcccgtgaatgtattctgttattattacaaaaatattctgtcatattcaacacaacatcctgttagtctaatagattctttttgttgaattaatggGATATGTGTtgtattcaacagaataatctgctgtaataacagaatatagcctattctagcattactcagacaacagattttctgtaaacattaaCAAGTTATTTTTTGAGGGTATTCTAACCTGTTGCTTAACTAGATCAGAAGGAATGTATACTGACAGATTTTGGGGGGAATGGAGAGGTCAAAGTTTAGCATCGATCAGAATCTTGCTTTCAAAACACGAGTTCACGAAGCTCATTTGTCAAAACAgtggcaactacatgtatgccctaGGCAACacactagaaaaaaaaacaggacttCGGTCATTGAGATCGTCTACATTATTCAGCCTGGGTAGAATATGCATAGTTGAAGGAGTTTGCTGAAGCTGTAGGCTACGTCTGATCTAAtgtacaatacagtacatgtattttcattcagGGAGTTTAAATTTCTtcccatgtaaatgtttatccTGGCCTTTTCAAATCAGTatacaaaatgcaaaaaagtCTCCTTGAAGGTAGGTCTTCAACTGACCTATATGCCGCTTTAACTTCGAAGCTTGCCATCAGCCATTTTAAGGGTTCCCAACCAACTCCTCACAGCTTACTCCTAAAAACTTGAGCCTGGCTTTAACAACTACTACCATATCCTCCCACGTCCTAGTTGACACAAGTTTTAACAACCACTTGCTCACCCCCTCCCCTCACCCCACTACGTCCTGATTAAACCTTGAGCCCAGCTTTAACAACTACTTACATATCCTCTCACGCCCTTGTAAAACTGGAGCTCAGCTTAACATCTACTTACTAATACACGCCCCACGTCCTGATTAAACCTTGAGCTCCGCTTTAACAACCACTTATTTATCCTCCCACGCCTTTGTAAAACTTGAGAACGGCCTTAACAATTGCTTACTAATCCACGCCCACGTCCTGGTAAAACTGGAATTACATATCCTCCTGCTAAAAACTTGAGCCTAGCTTCAACAA of Liolophura sinensis isolate JHLJ2023 chromosome 13, CUHK_Ljap_v2, whole genome shotgun sequence contains these proteins:
- the LOC135480544 gene encoding small ribosomal subunit protein uS7 yields the protein MAENWDEPVAAVAEIPEVKLFAKWSSDDVQVSDISLTDYIAVKEKYAKYLPHSSGRYQVKRFRKAQCPIVERLCSSLMMHGRNNGKKLLTMRIVKHAFEIIHLLTGENPLQVLVNAIINSGPREDSTRIGRAGTVRRQAVDVSPLRRVNQAIWLLCTGAREAAFRNIKTIAECLADELINAAKGSSNSYAIKKKDELERVAKSNR